Proteins from a genomic interval of Puniceicoccales bacterium:
- a CDS encoding type III secretion system chaperone, translating into MDYKIEVDTLLHKLGKTLDLPKLALDAYNRCILIFDEKIVLNVELDEVNGILIVYSYVSVVPFEGRERIFEMLLEANFFWKDSGEATLSIDKQTQTVVMARRFELPLKESCSLEDSLGEFIDNVEIWSKKLEGLALEAETLGKAENLSKNQVNQNRDKLR; encoded by the coding sequence ATGGATTATAAAATAGAAGTTGATACTCTGTTACATAAGCTTGGTAAGACTCTGGATCTTCCGAAGCTGGCATTGGATGCATATAATAGATGTATTTTGATATTTGATGAAAAAATTGTCCTTAATGTGGAATTAGACGAAGTTAATGGTATATTGATTGTATACTCCTACGTGTCGGTGGTTCCATTTGAAGGGCGCGAAAGAATTTTTGAAATGCTACTGGAGGCAAACTTTTTTTGGAAAGACTCTGGTGAAGCAACTCTTAGCATAGATAAACAAACCCAAACTGTTGTTATGGCCCGTAGATTCGAGTTGCCATTGAAAGAATCCTGTAGTCTGGAAGATAGTCTTGGGGAATTTATTGATAACGTTGAAATTTGGTCAAAAAAGCTCGAAGGCTTGGCACTGGAAGCTGAAACGCTTGGGAAAGCTGAGAACCTAAGTAAAAATCAAGTCAATCAAAACAGAGATAAGCTGAGGTAA